One Nocardiopsis gilva YIM 90087 genomic window, ACGGGACCGTCCAGCTCGCCTCGATACGGATCTGGCTACGCGACCTCACCCGTTCGAAAAACACTGCCTAGACAGGACCACCGCTCAACACCGCCCTATGGCCGAAGGCGGCCACGATGCCGCATGCATCGGATTGGAACTGTCGCTACCGTTCGGTAGTCATATCTGGGCGCGCAGTTACAGCAATATCGGCCTCACGGAGCCGCACGGGAGGACAAGTACGTGAGCGGGTGGGACATCAACCCCGAGGGTGTCGGCGGCGTTCTGCAGACGGTCTCCGGTCACCTGGGCGACGAGGAGGGGACCGAAGGTCTGACCTCCGACATCAAGTCGTTCGGCAATCACATCGAAACGGCGGCCGTCAAGGCGGACAGCGGACCGATCGGAACCGCGTTGCATGGGTTCTTCGACAAGTACTCGGAAGAGATGCGGGCCATGGCGTCCAAGACCGC contains:
- a CDS encoding DUF6507 family protein, whose translation is MSGWDINPEGVGGVLQTVSGHLGDEEGTEGLTSDIKSFGNHIETAAVKADSGPIGTALHGFFDKYSEEMRAMASKTASAVNGCGNAVSAYMDGNLEMAAEAQSNAGTVEDPGLNRPKGAELQ